Proteins encoded within one genomic window of Ascaphus truei isolate aAscTru1 chromosome 8, aAscTru1.hap1, whole genome shotgun sequence:
- the GDF15 gene encoding growth/differentiation factor 15, producing MRFYKHIMQSSCWGVRCAALCLSFLFITGVQLRPLGEQEKRMQLEAVKRGILDRLGLHRPPVIREKLNQDEVRNMYLLYQEKLTELRGNMSKEESPQRIVHLLTPKLERNTMSKRKCEKQGNNNHIYHLVFSRTHTFHQELSVMRAELKLCKDILAALRSSWTDSTAQAMVNIYKVVKSSETNGEEEHKLLDSKPIDKETLTLNVESAVQQWVSSSEKCLRLALVIPLDIPFASDGSKQTEGDDALILEVETQEKVHSSSRKARALPADEECKKSEKKCCRKSLSVSFKEIGWSDWIIAPESYTMHFCVGSCPHNYKAASMHTQIKSRMHHISNGATPAPCCVPASYEPMVLMHYNTEGKLTLSPFEDLIVRKCHCA from the exons ATGCGGTTTTACAAGCACATAATGCAGAGCTCATGCTGGGGTGTCAGGTGTGCTGCCCTCTGCCTCTCGTTCCTATTCATCACTGGGGTTCAGCTCAGGCCCCTGGGGGAGCAGGAGAAAAGGATGCAGTTGGAAGCGGTGAAAAGGGGGATTTTGGATCGTCTGGGTCTTCACAGACCGCCGGTCATAAGGGAGAAACTCAACCAGGATGAGGTCCGGAATATGTACTTGCTCTATCAGGAGAAATTAACGGAGCTCAGGGGAAATATGAGCAAGGAGGAGAGCCCTCAAAGAATAGTGCATCTGCTGACACCCAAAT TAGAACGGAACACAATGTCGAAAAGGAAATGTGAAAAGCAAGGAAACAACAACCACATATACCACCTTGTGTTTTCCAGGACTCACACTTTCCACCAGGAGTTGAGTGTCATGAGGGCTGAGCTCAAACTGTGCAAGGACATCCTTGCTGCACTGAGATCCTCATGGACTGACTCAACAGCTCAAGCCATGGTGAACATTTATAAGGTGGTTAAGTCCAGTGAGACCAATGGAGAAGAAGAGCATAAGCTACTTGATTCAAAACCGATTGACAAAGAGACATTAACCTTAAATGTGGAGTCTGCTGTTCAGCAGTGGGTGTCAAGTTCTGAAAAGTGTCTCCGACTAGCGTTAGTCATTCCATTGGACATCCCCTTTGCTAGTGATGGCAGCAAACAAACGGAAGGGGATGATGCCCTTATCCTAGAAGTGGAAACTCAAGAGAAAGTGCACTCCAGTTCTAGAAAGGCCAGAGCACTCCCTGCAGATGAGGAGTGCAAGAAGAGCGAGAAGAAGTGTTGTCGCAAGTCGTTGAGCGTGTCTTTCAAAGAGATTGGATGGTCGGATTGGATCATTGCTCCAGAAAGCTACACAATGCACTTTTGTGTTGGGTCCTGCCCACATAACTATAAGGCAGCCAGCATGCATACTCAAATCAAATCCAGGATGCACCACATATCTAATGGGGCTACCCCGGCTCCATGCTGTGTGCCTGCAAGCTACGAGCCTATGGTACTCATGCATTACAACACTGAAGGCAAACTGACATTATCTCCCTTTGAAGACTTGATTGTTAGGAAGTGTCACTGTGCCTAA